A single window of Paroedura picta isolate Pp20150507F chromosome 8, Ppicta_v3.0, whole genome shotgun sequence DNA harbors:
- the P2RY12 gene encoding P2Y purinoceptor 12 — translation MKTEYDPPANASNCSSDNKINQVLFPLLYTFIFFVGIIMNGLAMGVFFQISSKSNFIVFLKNTVISDILMILTFPFKILSDARLVSWELRGFVCKVSQVIFYFTMYISIIFLGLITIDRYLKTAKPFRSSNTGNVLAAKVLSILIWVFMFSLSLPNMILTNKEPTQETVKKCADLKSDFGLLWHEIVNYVCQFIFWVNFAIIIVCYTLITRELYKSYKRTRSLGKANKKTVNVKVFIIIGVFFICFVPFHFARIPYTLSQTRDVFKCSTQNTLFYIKESTLWLTSLNACLDPFIYFALCKAFRKSLRKTLHKYAFKTRGDQKVETTDDEETPI, via the coding sequence ATGAAAACAGAATATGACCCTCCTGCAAACGCCAGCAACTGCAGCAGTGATAACAAGATCAATCAAGTTCTCTTTCCCTTGCTGTATACTTTTATTTTCTTCGTGGGAATCATTATGAATGGACTGGCCATGGGAGTGTTCTTCCAGATTTCCAGCAAGTCTAATTTCATTGTCTTTCTTAAGAACACAGTGATTTCTGATATCCTCATGATTCtgacatttccattcaaaattcTCAGTGACGCACGACTAGTATCCTGGGAGCTGAGAGGGTTTGTTTGCAAAGTGTCCCAAGTCATATTTTATTTCACGATgtacatcagcattattttcctggGCCTTATAACCATTGATCGCTACTTGAAAACAGCCAAACCCTTCCGATCGTCTAACACTGGCAATGTATTGGCCGCCAAGGTTCTCTCCATACTTATTTGGGTATTCATGTTCTCTCTGTCGCTTCCAAACATGATTCTGACAAACAAGGAACCAACACAGGAAACAGTGAAAAAATGTGCTGATCTGAAATCTGATTTTGGGTTGCTGTGGCACGAAATTGTTAACTATGTTTGCCAGTTTATCTTCTGGGTCAACTTTGCCATCATAATCGTATGCTATACACTCATAACACGAGAACTGTACAAATCCTACAAAAGAACAAGAAGCCTGGGAAAGGCAAACAAGAAGACTGTGAATGTTAAAGTTTTCATTATCATTGGTGTGTTTTTCATCTGTTTTGTACCTTTCCATTTTGCCAGGATTCCTTACACTTTGAGCCAAACAAGAGATGTTTTCAAATGTTCCACTCAGAACACATTGTTTTACATAAAAGAGAGCACATTATGGCTGACTTCGCTGAATGCCTGTCTAGATCCATTTATATACTTTGCTCTCTGTAAAGCCTTTCGAAAATCACTTCGAAAGACCCTGCATAAATATGCATTTAAAACGAGGGGGGATCAGAAAGTAGAAACAACAGATGATGAGGAAACACCGATATAG
- the LOC143843090 gene encoding P2Y purinoceptor 13-like — protein MNGSINISNETTSFSGQCHRDTRVAQVVFPVLYTILFLVGFLLNSLAILAFFQIPTTSSFIVYLQNILFSDFIMTLMLPLKILADSELGLWQLKGFVCRFSAVVFYDTMYISIVLLGLISLDRFLKIVRPFGKVWLRTVTSAKILSGFVWLFFFGLSLPNMILSNRKATPLSVKKCTLLKSDLGLKWHEAVTYISQVVFWTVLIFILLFYVVIAKKICSSYRKTQTAECKIKQRAKGKVFIIIAVFFICFAPFHFARVPYTISQTGKTRNCSIQNQLFIAKEGTLWLAATNICMDPLIYILLCRQFVEKIFCVKMRKFRSTRQENISIALDTGVST, from the coding sequence ATGAATGGAAGTATCAACATCTCCAATGAGACGACATCATTCTCTGGACAGTGCCACAGAGACACCAGAGTGGCTCAAGTGGTATTTCCAGTCCTGTACACCATTCTTTTCCTTGTTGGATTCCTACTTAACAGCTTGGCCATACTGGCTTTCTTCCAGATTCCAACCACATCAAGTTTCATTGTGTACCTCCAGAACATcttgttttcagatttcataaTGACACTTATGCTGCCCCTAAAGATTCTGGCCGATTCAGAACTGGGGCTTTGGCAACTCAAAGGTTTTGTCTGCCGTTTTTCCGCTGTAGTATTTTATGACACCATGTACATCAGCATAGTGCTCCTTGGCCTTATTTCGCTGGACAGATTCCTCAAGATTGTTCGACCCTTTGGGAAGGTTTGGTTGCGAACTGTCACTTCTGCAAAAATTCTTTCAGGATTTGTATGGCTGTTCTTTTTTGGCCTCTCCTTGCCCAATATGATTTTGTCCAACCGCAAAGCAACACCACTGTCCGTAAAGAAGTGTACTTTGTTGAAGAGTGATCTAGGACTGAAGTGGCATGAAGCGGTTACCTACATATCCCAGGTTGTCTTCTGGACTGTGCTGATTTTCATTCTCCTTTTTTATGTTGTCATTGCTAAAAAGATATGCAGCTCTTACAGGAAAACTCAAACGGCAGAGTGCAAAATTAAACAAAGAGCCAAGGGTAAAGTGTTTATAATTATAGCTGTTTTCTTCATCTGCTTTGCCCCTTTTCATTTTGCCCGAGTACCCTATACTATTAGCCAAACAGGCAAAACACGCAACTGCAGCATACAAAACCAATTATTTATTGCCAAAGAAGGCACTCTCTGGCTAGCAGCTACAAATATTTGTATGGATCCCCTAATATACATTTTATTGTGCAGACAATTTGTAGAAAAAATCTTCTGTGTTAAAATGCGGAAATTTAGAAGTACAAGGCAGGAAAACATAAGCATTGCACTGGACACTGGAGTATCTACGTAG